A part of Winslowiella toletana genomic DNA contains:
- the moeB gene encoding molybdopterin-synthase adenylyltransferase MoeB: MQSALSDEETLRYNRQIVLRDFDFDGQEKLKASRVLIVGLGGLGCAAAQYLASAGVGSLTLLDFDSVSRSNLQRQILHTDAEVGMAKVASARQRLAAINPLIAIEAVNARLDDAALKKRLKACDLVLDCSDNLDTREQLNRLCYAAKIPLVSGAAIRMEGQISVFSWQQDEPCYRCISRLFGASALTCVEAGVMAPLVGVIGGLQAMEAIRALTAYGSSVAGKLLMYDAMTLEFRQLKVAQDPECEVCGQGHK, translated from the coding sequence ATGCAGAGTGCACTGAGCGACGAGGAGACCCTGCGCTATAACCGTCAGATTGTGCTGCGCGACTTTGATTTTGATGGTCAGGAGAAACTAAAAGCCTCGCGTGTGCTGATTGTCGGTCTGGGTGGTCTCGGTTGCGCGGCTGCGCAGTATCTGGCGTCGGCGGGCGTCGGCTCGCTGACGCTGCTCGATTTCGACAGCGTGTCGCGCTCCAACCTGCAACGCCAGATTTTGCATACCGATGCCGAAGTCGGCATGGCAAAAGTTGCATCGGCGCGCCAGCGGCTGGCGGCGATCAATCCGCTGATTGCTATCGAAGCGGTGAATGCGCGCCTTGATGACGCCGCGCTGAAAAAACGGCTGAAAGCCTGCGATCTGGTGCTCGACTGTAGTGATAATCTTGATACCCGTGAACAGCTTAATCGCCTCTGTTATGCCGCGAAGATCCCACTGGTGTCGGGCGCAGCGATCCGCATGGAAGGCCAAATCAGTGTATTTAGCTGGCAGCAGGATGAGCCTTGCTATCGCTGTATCAGTCGCCTGTTTGGCGCCAGCGCGCTAACCTGCGTCGAAGCAGGGGTGATGGCGCCGCTGGTCGGGGTGATTGGCGGCTTGCAGGCGATGGAAGCGATTCGCGCCCTGACCGCCTACGGCAGCAGCGTAGCGGGTAAGCTACTGATGTACGATGCGATGACGCTGGAGTTTCGCCAGCTGAAGGTGGCGCAGGATCCCGAATGTGAAGTGTGTGGCCAGGGGCATAAATAA
- a CDS encoding ABC transporter permease — protein sequence MLQFLIKRVLSAIPTLFLVTVLVFLLTRLVPGDPALLMLGDLANETSLADLRHSMGLDKSLPEQFIIWFSQMIQGDFGQSIQSGQQVLPLIVTRFGVTLSVVLAAIIIASLLAVPFGMLAAWKQNSKLDVGLVMFSTFLLSIPSFWMGLLILLAFGLNLGWLPVVGYVSVGDNLQQGLIYLLMPVLTLVLVEVGALVRMMRASTLEVLRLDYVAHARAKGLKEHRVLSRHVFPNAFGPTWTLIGLTLGNLLSGVAVTETVFSLPGLGRLLVDAIYARDYPVIQGCMIFIAAIYVLTNLLIDALYPLFNPRVAAS from the coding sequence ATGTTGCAGTTTCTGATTAAACGTGTGCTGTCGGCGATCCCCACGCTGTTTCTGGTGACGGTGCTGGTGTTTCTGCTGACACGGCTGGTGCCGGGGGATCCGGCATTGCTGATGCTCGGCGATCTGGCTAACGAGACGAGCCTCGCCGACCTGCGGCACAGTATGGGGCTGGATAAGAGTCTGCCTGAACAGTTTATTATCTGGTTCAGCCAGATGATTCAGGGCGATTTCGGTCAGTCGATTCAGAGTGGCCAGCAGGTGCTGCCGCTGATCGTTACCCGTTTTGGCGTCACCCTGAGCGTGGTGCTGGCAGCGATTATTATCGCTTCGCTGCTGGCGGTGCCTTTCGGCATGCTGGCGGCGTGGAAACAGAACTCGAAGCTGGATGTCGGGCTGGTGATGTTTTCCACCTTTTTACTGTCGATTCCCAGTTTCTGGATGGGGCTGCTGATTCTGCTCGCCTTTGGCCTTAATCTCGGCTGGTTGCCGGTGGTGGGCTATGTTTCGGTCGGCGACAATCTGCAACAGGGGCTGATCTATCTGCTGATGCCGGTGCTGACGCTGGTACTGGTGGAAGTGGGGGCGCTGGTGCGGATGATGCGCGCCAGCACGCTGGAGGTGCTGCGGCTGGATTATGTCGCGCATGCCCGGGCCAAAGGGCTGAAGGAGCACAGGGTGCTGTCGCGCCATGTCTTTCCCAACGCCTTTGGCCCCACCTGGACGCTGATTGGCCTGACGCTGGGTAATCTGCTGAGCGGCGTGGCGGTAACCGAAACGGTATTCAGCCTGCCGGGTCTGGGGCGCCTGCTGGTGGACGCCATCTATGCACGTGACTATCCGGTGATTCAGGGCTGTATGATCTTTATTGCGGCGATCTACGTGCTGACCAATTTGCTGATCGATGCACTTTATCCGCTGTTTAATCCGAGGGTCGCCGCATCATGA
- a CDS encoding GntR family transcriptional regulator, which translates to MKHRKSVLLVDVANSLATDINTGEFTAGMWLKQVELAERYNCTRSEVRRALDQLVIERLVQHVPNRGYHVYAPNVQQRRNISAIRAILESASAKDIIANTSAEDLAMLQACADKFEHFTLHGNILQQYEANMAFHRALLAPCANQEMVELIFDLRSRVPSAALGQWSSHARIVQSSQEHFAMVEAIAQKDEQRLATLITQHILQENDKTQ; encoded by the coding sequence ATGAAACATCGTAAAAGCGTGCTACTGGTGGATGTCGCCAACAGCCTGGCGACGGACATCAATACCGGCGAATTTACTGCCGGTATGTGGCTTAAGCAGGTTGAGCTGGCGGAACGCTATAACTGTACCCGCAGCGAAGTGCGACGCGCACTGGATCAGCTGGTGATCGAGCGCCTGGTGCAACATGTACCGAATCGGGGCTATCACGTTTATGCGCCCAATGTGCAGCAACGTCGCAATATCTCGGCGATCCGCGCGATTCTGGAGAGCGCTTCAGCCAAAGATATTATCGCCAACACCAGCGCCGAAGATCTGGCAATGCTGCAAGCCTGTGCCGATAAATTTGAACATTTCACCCTGCACGGCAATATTTTGCAGCAGTACGAAGCGAATATGGCTTTTCATCGTGCCCTGCTCGCCCCCTGCGCCAATCAGGAGATGGTGGAATTAATCTTTGATCTGCGCAGCCGGGTGCCATCCGCGGCCCTCGGGCAGTGGAGCTCGCATGCGCGTATTGTGCAGTCGTCACAGGAACATTTTGCGATGGTAGAGGCGATTGCGCAGAAAGATGAACAGCGGTTAGCCACATTGATTACGCAGCATATTTTGCAGGAAAACGATAAAACGCAGTAA
- a CDS encoding ABC transporter substrate-binding protein, with translation MKKRITGAAYVLPMIVALSGHAADSSVIRFALNQDIRSSQPGVNRDGNTDDVLMHVVEGLVGYREDGTVGPMLASSWQLSDGGKTYTFHLRDGVRFHNGKPVTAKDVVWSWQHWNDPKTQWRCVREFDGSGLIDVTSVSAPDDHTVVMQLAKPVALFLDTLARTDCGAAAVISPDSLDADGKWLKPIGTGPFSFDNWKHGEYVSLKRFAAYASLPGKPDGFVGGKQALVDEVRFMAVPDAATVKAGLSSGAVDLAQVSPIDAADLKKDPNIAVEVAANAQRHGILIQTDDPLLKNIKLRQAIASAMDTQQIALGTSQGLATPSNANISTSSAFYGDVEKRGFQYDPARTARLLKEAGYKGETIEIIANKRSTVPSFDMAIIAQAMLQAAGINAKVTTMEWATQLERYQAGRYQMMAFTYSARFNPALAFEQIVGDKSKEKRKVWGDPEAIKLTDSLGYLDDQAEIQKTVDRLHQMMIEQVPLMFFYPGLDIVAHRKAIEGYRAWLAASARLWNVSLKA, from the coding sequence ATGAAAAAACGTATAACAGGTGCCGCATATGTTCTGCCGATGATTGTCGCCCTGTCAGGTCATGCGGCCGACAGCAGCGTGATTCGCTTCGCGTTAAACCAGGATATCCGCAGCAGCCAGCCAGGCGTTAACCGCGATGGCAATACCGATGATGTTTTGATGCATGTGGTGGAAGGGCTGGTGGGCTATCGCGAAGATGGCACCGTCGGGCCGATGCTGGCCTCGTCGTGGCAGCTCAGCGATGGCGGCAAAACCTATACCTTCCATCTGCGCGACGGGGTGAGGTTTCATAATGGCAAGCCGGTGACGGCAAAAGATGTGGTCTGGAGCTGGCAGCACTGGAATGACCCAAAAACCCAGTGGCGCTGCGTGCGTGAGTTTGACGGCAGCGGGCTGATTGATGTCACTTCGGTCAGCGCGCCGGATGATCATACCGTAGTGATGCAGCTGGCAAAACCGGTGGCGCTGTTCCTTGATACCCTGGCGCGCACCGACTGCGGCGCAGCGGCGGTAATCAGCCCTGATTCGCTGGATGCCGACGGCAAATGGCTGAAACCGATTGGCACCGGCCCGTTTAGCTTTGATAACTGGAAACATGGCGAATATGTCTCGCTGAAGCGCTTTGCCGCTTATGCCTCGTTGCCAGGTAAACCGGATGGTTTTGTCGGCGGTAAACAGGCGCTGGTGGATGAGGTGCGCTTTATGGCCGTGCCGGATGCCGCTACGGTGAAAGCCGGACTGAGTTCCGGCGCGGTGGACCTGGCGCAGGTCAGCCCGATTGACGCCGCCGATTTGAAGAAAGATCCGAATATTGCAGTGGAGGTGGCGGCGAACGCGCAGCGTCACGGCATTCTGATTCAGACTGATGACCCGCTGCTGAAAAACATCAAACTGCGCCAGGCGATTGCCTCGGCGATGGATACACAGCAGATTGCGCTGGGCACCAGCCAGGGGCTGGCGACACCGAGTAATGCCAATATTTCTACCTCATCCGCATTCTATGGTGACGTCGAAAAGCGGGGCTTCCAGTACGATCCGGCGCGCACCGCCCGCCTGCTGAAAGAGGCTGGTTATAAAGGTGAAACCATCGAAATTATCGCCAATAAGCGTTCGACGGTGCCGAGTTTTGATATGGCGATTATCGCCCAGGCGATGCTACAGGCAGCGGGTATCAACGCCAAAGTCACCACCATGGAGTGGGCGACCCAGCTGGAGCGTTATCAGGCTGGTCGCTACCAGATGATGGCTTTCACCTACTCGGCGCGCTTTAACCCGGCGCTGGCTTTTGAGCAGATCGTCGGCGACAAGAGTAAAGAGAAACGTAAGGTATGGGGCGATCCCGAGGCGATTAAGTTAACTGACAGCCTTGGCTATCTTGACGATCAGGCTGAGATCCAGAAAACCGTCGATCGGCTGCATCAGATGATGATCGAGCAGGTGCCGCTGATGTTCTTCTATCCGGGACTGGATATCGTCGCGCACCGCAAAGCGATTGAGGGTTACAGAGCCTGGCTGGCGGCATCGGCCCGTTTATGGAACGTCTCGCTGAAAGCCTGA
- a CDS encoding ABC transporter permease, protein MKPRMALAPNALLGLILIGVIVAAGLIGFFWTPYDPSRINILARLQGPDAAHWFGTDEYGRDVLSRLLLGASASLTISLTTVTFALLCGVMLGLISGYLRGIVDRLIMMVTDTLLAFPGILLALGLLSILGNNRYGIILALGLAYTPAVVRIVRGTVLGLREADFVEASRVMGHHERYILTHHVLPNCIAPLTVLATSMLGWVLISESALSFLGLGVPPPEPTWGNMLAASRTYLSQAPYLALLPGACISLALLGVNLVGDALRDYLDPRMH, encoded by the coding sequence ATGAAACCACGTATGGCGTTAGCGCCGAATGCACTATTGGGGCTGATTTTAATTGGCGTGATTGTTGCCGCCGGATTAATCGGCTTTTTCTGGACCCCTTACGATCCGTCACGCATTAATATTCTGGCGCGCTTGCAGGGGCCGGATGCCGCCCACTGGTTTGGCACCGATGAGTATGGCCGCGACGTGCTTAGCCGCCTGCTGCTGGGGGCCAGCGCCAGCCTGACCATCTCACTGACTACCGTCACATTTGCCCTGTTGTGTGGCGTGATGCTTGGACTGATTAGCGGCTATCTGCGTGGCATTGTTGACCGGCTGATTATGATGGTGACCGATACCCTGCTGGCATTCCCCGGCATTCTGCTGGCGCTGGGTCTGCTCAGTATCCTCGGCAATAACCGCTACGGCATTATTCTGGCGCTTGGCCTGGCCTATACCCCGGCGGTGGTGCGCATTGTGCGTGGCACGGTGCTTGGATTACGTGAGGCGGATTTTGTTGAAGCCTCGCGCGTTATGGGCCATCACGAACGCTATATACTGACGCACCATGTGTTGCCCAACTGTATTGCGCCGTTAACGGTGCTGGCTACTTCAATGCTTGGCTGGGTGCTGATTTCGGAAAGCGCGCTGTCGTTTCTCGGTCTTGGCGTCCCGCCGCCGGAGCCGACCTGGGGCAATATGCTGGCCGCCAGCCGGACTTATCTGTCGCAGGCGCCATACCTGGCGCTGCTGCCCGGCGCCTGCATTTCGCTTGCGTTACTTGGCGTTAACCTGGTAGGCGACGCACTCCGTGATTATCTCGACCCGAGGATGCATTAA
- a CDS encoding C45 family autoproteolytic acyltransferase/hydolase, which produces MKNVIPFPLIEISGSPQQRGRQYGEAARERIHAGVAIYGDQLSELLSPQEKSRILEDFSAIVRQFDPDYLAEMEGIAAGASVPLEAIVMINARTEVVAKARLLSEQREIHDDSIEDGCSGAVILPQRSAHGKLIHGQNWDWRAECADTSVVVKIRRDNGPDVLTFVEAGGLARSGLNSAGLAITANYLRCERDYRKFGVPISLIRRKALEQQHMALAMRVVATTAKSCSNNMILSTAEGFAIDFECAPDEAFALYPQQGVLVHANHWESETAKVKVREEGIGTSPDSLYRSWRVSQLLAGKPLLNEEDMKAAFFDNFGTPYSVCRPPRPGFNSDLSATVAMIVMTPADGVMDVAPLPAINQTFTRYTLD; this is translated from the coding sequence GTGAAAAACGTCATACCCTTTCCACTGATTGAAATCTCCGGTTCCCCACAGCAACGTGGCCGCCAGTATGGTGAAGCCGCACGCGAAAGGATTCATGCTGGCGTGGCGATCTACGGCGATCAGCTTAGTGAACTGCTCAGCCCGCAGGAGAAAAGCCGCATCCTCGAGGATTTTTCCGCCATTGTGCGTCAGTTTGACCCCGACTATCTGGCGGAAATGGAAGGCATTGCCGCTGGCGCCAGTGTGCCGCTGGAAGCCATTGTGATGATCAACGCGCGAACCGAAGTGGTTGCCAAGGCACGGTTACTTAGCGAGCAGCGCGAAATCCATGATGACAGCATAGAAGATGGTTGCAGTGGCGCGGTCATCCTGCCGCAGCGCAGCGCGCACGGCAAACTGATCCACGGCCAGAACTGGGACTGGCGCGCCGAATGCGCCGACACCTCGGTGGTGGTGAAGATCCGCCGTGATAACGGGCCGGATGTGCTGACCTTTGTCGAGGCTGGTGGCCTGGCGCGCAGCGGCCTGAACAGCGCCGGGCTGGCGATCACCGCCAACTATCTGCGCTGCGAACGCGACTATCGTAAATTCGGCGTGCCGATCTCGCTGATCCGCCGTAAAGCGCTGGAACAGCAACATATGGCGCTGGCGATGCGGGTGGTCGCCACCACTGCCAAATCCTGCTCCAACAATATGATCCTCAGCACGGCGGAAGGCTTTGCCATCGATTTTGAGTGCGCACCCGATGAAGCTTTTGCTCTCTACCCGCAACAGGGGGTGCTGGTGCATGCCAACCACTGGGAGAGTGAAACGGCGAAGGTGAAAGTGCGCGAAGAGGGCATTGGCACCTCGCCGGATTCGCTGTATCGCAGCTGGCGTGTCAGCCAGTTGCTGGCGGGCAAACCCCTGCTGAATGAAGAAGATATGAAAGCCGCCTTTTTCGACAACTTTGGTACGCCTTACTCCGTTTGCCGTCCGCCACGTCCCGGCTTTAACAGCGATCTCTCCGCTACGGTGGCGATGATTGTGATGACGCCTGCCGATGGCGTGATGGATGTGGCGCCGCTGCCGGCGATTAACCAGACCTTTACGCGCTACACGCTCGATTAA
- a CDS encoding ABC-F family ATPase — translation MLVSSNVTMQFGSKPLFENISVKFGGGNRYGLIGANGSGKSTFMKILGGDLVPSAGNVSLDPNERIGKLRQDQFAFEKYSVLDTVIMGHHELWEVKEERDRIYALPEMSEADGYKVADLEVKYGEMDGYTAEARAGELLLGVGIPLEQHYGPMSEVAPGWKLRVLLAQALFSNPEILLLDEPTNNLDIDTIRWLEQVLNERNSTMIIISHDRHFLNMVCTHMADLDYGELRVYPGNYDEYMTAATQARDRLLSDNAKKKAQINELQSFVSRFSANASKSRQATSRAKQIDKIKLDEVKASSRQNPFIRFEQDKKLFRNALELATLTKGFDNGPLFKNVNLLLEVGEKVAIIGPNGIGKTTLLKTLIGEAVPDTGTVKWSENARIGYFAQEHTHDFDNNLNVFDWMSQWMQGNDDEQVVRGILGRLLFSQDDIKKPAKVLSGGEKGRMMFGKLMMERPNILIMDEPTNHLDMESIEALNMALEMYEGTLVFVSHDREFVSSLASRVIEITPTRLIDFTGNYEDYLRSKGVDS, via the coding sequence GTGCTAGTTTCCAGCAACGTCACCATGCAGTTTGGCAGTAAGCCGCTGTTCGAAAACATCTCTGTCAAATTTGGCGGCGGTAACCGCTACGGCCTGATTGGCGCTAACGGCAGCGGCAAATCAACCTTTATGAAAATCCTCGGTGGCGATCTGGTGCCATCCGCCGGTAATGTTTCCCTCGATCCTAATGAACGCATCGGTAAGCTGCGCCAGGATCAGTTCGCCTTTGAAAAATACAGCGTGCTCGACACGGTGATCATGGGGCACCACGAACTGTGGGAAGTGAAGGAAGAGCGCGACCGTATCTATGCACTGCCGGAAATGAGCGAAGCAGATGGCTACAAAGTGGCCGATCTGGAAGTAAAGTATGGCGAGATGGATGGTTATACCGCCGAAGCGCGTGCCGGTGAGCTGCTGCTTGGCGTGGGTATTCCGCTGGAACAGCATTACGGCCCGATGAGCGAAGTGGCGCCAGGCTGGAAACTGCGTGTGCTGCTGGCGCAGGCGCTGTTCTCGAATCCGGAAATTTTGCTGCTCGACGAACCAACCAACAACCTCGACATCGATACGATTCGCTGGCTGGAGCAGGTGCTGAACGAACGTAACAGCACCATGATTATCATTTCGCATGACCGTCACTTCCTGAATATGGTGTGTACGCATATGGCGGATCTGGATTACGGCGAGCTGCGCGTTTATCCGGGTAACTACGACGAATATATGACTGCCGCCACCCAGGCGCGCGATCGCCTGCTGTCGGATAACGCCAAGAAGAAAGCGCAGATTAACGAATTGCAGTCGTTTGTCAGCCGCTTTAGCGCCAACGCCTCGAAATCGCGTCAGGCGACTTCCCGCGCCAAGCAGATCGATAAGATCAAACTGGACGAAGTAAAAGCGTCCAGCCGCCAGAATCCGTTTATCCGTTTCGAGCAGGATAAGAAGCTGTTCCGTAACGCGCTGGAGCTGGCGACTCTGACCAAAGGCTTCGATAACGGTCCGCTGTTCAAAAACGTCAACCTGTTGCTGGAAGTGGGCGAGAAAGTGGCGATTATCGGTCCGAACGGTATCGGTAAAACTACTTTACTGAAAACCCTGATCGGCGAAGCGGTGCCGGATACCGGTACGGTAAAATGGTCTGAGAATGCGCGCATTGGCTATTTCGCGCAGGAACACACTCATGACTTTGATAACAACCTGAATGTCTTCGACTGGATGAGCCAGTGGATGCAGGGCAACGATGACGAGCAGGTGGTGCGCGGTATTCTTGGCCGTCTGCTGTTCAGCCAGGACGATATCAAGAAGCCAGCCAAGGTGCTGTCCGGTGGTGAAAAAGGCCGCATGATGTTTGGTAAGCTGATGATGGAGCGTCCGAATATCCTGATTATGGATGAGCCGACCAACCACCTCGATATGGAATCGATCGAAGCGCTGAATATGGCGCTGGAGATGTACGAAGGGACGCTGGTATTCGTTTCCCATGACCGTGAATTTGTCAGCTCACTGGCCAGCCGCGTGATCGAAATCACCCCGACGCGTCTGATCGACTTTACCGGCAACTACGAAGATTATCTGCGTAGCAAAGGTGTTGATAGCTAA
- a CDS encoding dipeptide ABC transporter ATP-binding protein, which translates to MNPQAKSLLEVRNLQVSVGDRQVVKGISFSLAEREVLAVVGESGSGKTLAMRALIGLLPANISWRADAMQFATDSLLNLSAGELREVRGAGIGMVFQEPMTSLNPAMSIGHQLDEGLVLHTTLTAPQRKAKIVAMLERVGLSNAASLLTRFPHEFSGGMRQRVMIASVMLLEPKLIIADEPTTALDVLVQHEVMELMLALTAEKGSAVILISHDLSMVANYASRIMVMEQGELVEQNSSDTLLASPQHPYTRRLLDALPTRKAAPDRQTLFAAQPVITLQDIVIDYQGRQGWFKPRTLTRAVNGVSFNVRAGETVALVGASGSGKTTIGKLIAGMLQASAGSLAFMGQPLENASKAQRQNWRMACQMIQQDPYSSLNPRMKVARLLEEPLLLVAQMNRRARLERITQVLAEVGLDAMFLSRYPHQLSGGQRQRVAIARAIIRRPAFIIADEPTSALDMTVQKQIILLLKKLQQTYGFACLFITHDLGAVEQIADRIMVMEQGVLVESGWSDDVLDQPQHDYTRRLLSCLPRLTPLASGGYQLQQNIA; encoded by the coding sequence ATGAATCCGCAAGCCAAATCGTTACTGGAGGTGCGCAACCTGCAGGTCAGTGTCGGCGATCGTCAGGTCGTAAAAGGTATCTCATTTTCGCTGGCTGAACGCGAAGTGCTGGCGGTGGTGGGGGAATCCGGCAGCGGTAAAACCCTGGCGATGCGCGCGCTTATCGGTCTGCTGCCGGCGAATATCAGCTGGCGTGCCGATGCGATGCAGTTTGCCACTGACAGCCTGCTCAATCTTAGCGCCGGAGAGCTGCGTGAAGTGCGCGGCGCCGGGATTGGCATGGTGTTTCAGGAGCCAATGACATCGCTGAATCCGGCAATGAGTATTGGTCACCAGCTCGATGAAGGGCTGGTGTTGCACACGACGCTGACGGCGCCGCAGCGTAAAGCCAAAATTGTCGCCATGCTGGAGCGCGTCGGACTGAGTAATGCCGCCTCGCTGTTAACGCGCTTTCCGCACGAATTTTCCGGTGGCATGCGCCAGCGGGTGATGATCGCCTCCGTTATGCTGCTGGAGCCGAAGCTGATTATCGCCGATGAGCCTACCACCGCACTGGATGTGCTGGTACAGCATGAGGTGATGGAGCTGATGCTGGCGCTGACGGCGGAAAAGGGCAGCGCGGTGATTCTGATTAGCCACGATCTGTCGATGGTGGCCAACTATGCCTCGCGCATTATGGTGATGGAGCAGGGCGAACTGGTGGAGCAGAACAGCAGCGATACACTGCTGGCCAGCCCGCAACATCCTTACACCCGTCGTCTGCTGGATGCGTTGCCAACCCGCAAAGCCGCGCCGGATCGTCAGACGCTGTTTGCCGCGCAACCGGTGATTACCCTGCAGGATATTGTTATCGACTATCAGGGACGTCAAGGCTGGTTCAAGCCGCGCACGCTGACGCGGGCGGTGAATGGCGTCAGTTTTAATGTGCGCGCCGGTGAGACGGTAGCGCTGGTGGGCGCCAGTGGTTCCGGTAAGACCACTATCGGTAAACTGATTGCCGGTATGTTACAGGCCAGCGCCGGATCGCTGGCGTTTATGGGCCAGCCGCTGGAAAACGCCAGCAAAGCGCAACGCCAGAACTGGCGCATGGCCTGTCAGATGATTCAGCAGGATCCTTACTCTTCGCTGAATCCACGGATGAAGGTCGCACGACTGCTGGAAGAGCCGCTGCTGCTGGTGGCGCAGATGAACCGGCGCGCGCGGCTGGAGCGGATTACGCAGGTACTGGCGGAGGTCGGGCTGGATGCGATGTTCCTGTCGCGTTATCCGCACCAGCTGTCCGGTGGCCAGCGTCAGCGGGTGGCGATTGCCCGTGCGATTATTCGCCGCCCGGCTTTTATTATCGCTGATGAACCGACCTCTGCGCTGGATATGACGGTGCAGAAGCAGATCATCCTGCTGTTGAAAAAGTTGCAGCAGACCTACGGTTTCGCCTGCCTGTTTATTACGCACGATCTGGGAGCGGTAGAGCAAATCGCCGATCGGATTATGGTGATGGAGCAGGGGGTGCTGGTCGAAAGTGGCTGGAGTGACGATGTGCTGGATCAGCCGCAGCATGACTATACCCGGCGGCTGCTCTCCTGTTTGCCGCGGTTAACTCCGCTGGCGAGTGGCGGGTATCAGTTGCAACAGAACATTGCCTGA
- the moeA gene encoding molybdopterin molybdotransferase MoeA, giving the protein MELFTAGLISLEDARRAMLAQVSPLSDSETVAITAAAGRITAEALISPLNVPPFANSAMDGYALREADFASGAPLTVAGKAFAGAPYQGEWSAGSCIRIMTGAPIPPGADAVVMQEQTESSDQGVRILAPVSKGQNIRLAGEDIRQGDSVLAAGVKLGVGELPLLASLGIGQVRVVRKLRVAVFSTGDELQPVGEPLAAGQIYDTNRFAVHLMLDALGCEVLDLGIIKDDPAALRAAFQQADARADVVISSGGVSVGEADYTKQMLDELGEISFWKLAMKPGKPFAFGRLPGSWFCGLPGNPVSAAVTFYQLVQPLLAHLSGQQADALPPRLRARASEVLKKAPGRLDFQRGVFSRDAAGDLQVRSTGHQGSHVFSSFSQANCFIVLERERATVQTGEWVEIEPFNALLGG; this is encoded by the coding sequence ATGGAACTCTTTACTGCGGGACTGATCTCCCTTGAAGACGCACGCCGCGCCATGCTGGCGCAGGTTTCCCCGCTGAGCGACAGCGAAACGGTGGCGATTACCGCTGCCGCCGGGCGCATTACCGCCGAAGCGCTGATCTCCCCGCTGAATGTGCCTCCGTTCGCCAACTCGGCAATGGACGGTTATGCCCTGCGCGAGGCGGATTTCGCCAGTGGCGCGCCACTGACTGTCGCAGGAAAAGCCTTTGCGGGTGCGCCGTACCAGGGCGAATGGTCAGCGGGTAGTTGTATTCGGATTATGACCGGCGCGCCGATTCCGCCAGGTGCCGATGCAGTGGTGATGCAGGAGCAGACGGAAAGCAGCGATCAGGGAGTACGTATCCTTGCGCCGGTCAGCAAAGGACAGAATATTCGCCTGGCGGGTGAAGATATTCGTCAGGGCGACAGCGTGCTGGCGGCCGGGGTAAAACTTGGCGTCGGCGAGCTGCCGCTGCTGGCGTCACTCGGTATTGGCCAGGTCAGAGTTGTGCGTAAGCTGCGGGTGGCGGTGTTCTCCACCGGCGATGAACTGCAACCGGTCGGCGAACCACTGGCCGCCGGGCAAATCTATGACACCAACCGCTTTGCCGTGCATCTGATGCTGGATGCGCTGGGTTGCGAAGTGCTCGATCTTGGCATTATTAAAGATGACCCTGCCGCCTTACGCGCCGCTTTTCAGCAGGCTGACGCCCGGGCCGATGTGGTGATTAGCAGCGGCGGCGTGTCGGTCGGCGAAGCGGATTACACCAAACAGATGCTGGATGAACTGGGCGAAATCAGCTTCTGGAAACTGGCGATGAAACCGGGTAAACCTTTTGCCTTTGGCCGCCTGCCGGGCAGCTGGTTCTGTGGCCTGCCAGGTAATCCGGTTTCCGCCGCCGTGACTTTTTATCAGCTGGTGCAGCCGTTACTGGCGCATCTTAGCGGCCAGCAGGCCGACGCTCTGCCACCACGGCTGCGCGCGCGTGCCAGCGAAGTGCTGAAAAAGGCCCCCGGTCGTCTTGATTTCCAGCGCGGCGTATTTAGCCGCGACGCCGCAGGCGATTTACAGGTGCGCAGCACCGGACATCAGGGTTCTCATGTTTTTAGCTCTTTCAGCCAGGCCAACTGCTTTATCGTGCTGGAGCGCGAGCGGGCAACGGTACAGACGGGTGAATGGGTAGAGATCGAACCGTTTAACGCACTGCTGGGAGGCTGA